In Amyelois transitella isolate CPQ chromosome 28, ilAmyTran1.1, whole genome shotgun sequence, the following are encoded in one genomic region:
- the LOC106133692 gene encoding uncharacterized protein LOC106133692 has translation MIALKFLILAALITLAVAPLPHHHHHILDFGHFVRSVLKTTPKPWWPVWKTKAAALGVPHVFKAAELPLIPLAFLAKGCVKSVAHVAHAGSILLGLSKLAFPLHLTIAIHSIIGLSKALGIIVGVALPALGAIIGSIAIAAFKILLCVSGHGKLPVSGLSPVCHKDFGKEFGCSPYTGGHKTPLDIIDHYHLGDCANQINQLVHKTSHGKGLTGLHPSIQTIIKIVKDVTKLFSHDAKHIWAWKDIEHVVVALASILGVIGNSYSCTDGYGPDLVEGIIDYLTPIFKICGLDVACHENDIKDVIKNCGRYQFGGALKNCEDDKGGNGDEGDEDCDDENGGNGNTGEDCEDGSDENTGNTGNEDCDEENKGDNGKENTEDGDCD, from the exons ATGATAGCACTAAAATTTTTGATTCTTGCCGCTTtg ATCACGCTGGCGGTAGCTCCTTTGCCCCACCATCATCATCACATCTTGGACTTCGGCCACTTCGTGAGGTCTGTTCTGAAGACCACACCCAAACCCTGGTGGCCCGTGTGGAAGACCAAAGCTGCGGCATTAGGAGTTCCTCATGTTTTTAAGGCG gcAGAACTTCCTCTGATACCTTTag CATTCCTGGCCAAAGGTTGTGTTAAAA gtgtAGCGCATGTAGCACACGCCGGTAGCATTTTATTGGGACTTTCTAAACTTG CATTTCCGCTTCATTTGACAATTGCTATTCATAGCATCATTGGTC TGTCAAAAGCACTCGGGATAATAGTTGGAGTTGCATTACCTGCat tggGTGCTATAATTGGATCAA tcgCTATAGCCGCTTTCAAGATACTACTTTGTGTCAGCGGACATGGAAAATTACCAGTATCAG gctTATCACCTGTGTGTCACAAAGATTTCGGGAAGGAATTCGGTTGCAGCCCCTACACTGGTGGGCACAA GACACCGCTGGACATCATAGATCATTACCACCTTGGAGACTGTGCTAATCAAATAAACCAGTTAGTTCACAAGACTTCTCATGGAAAAGGACTTACAGGATTACATC CATCTATCCAgactattataaaaatagtgaaaGACGTTACCAAGTTATTCAGTC atGACGCTAAACACATATGGGCGTGGAAGGATATAGAACATGTAGTTGTTGCAT TGGCATCTATCCTTGGTGTTATTGGTAACAGCTACAGTTGCACTGATGGCT ATGGACCTGACCTTGTTGAAG GAATAATCGACTACCTCACGCCTATCTTCAAGATTTGCGGACTGG acGTAGCATGCCATGAAAATGATATCAAAGATGTCATAAAGAATTGTGGTAGATACCAATTCGGTGGAGCTCTGAAAAATTGTGAAGATGATAAAGGTGGTAACGGTGATGAAGGTGATGAAGACTGTGATGATGAAAACGGCGGTAACGGCAACACTGGTGAAGATTGTGAAGATGGGAGTGATGAAAATACCGGTAATACCGGTAATGAGGATTGCGATGAGGAAAATAAAGGGGATAATGGAAAAGAAAATACAGAAGATGGCGACTGTGACTGA